A portion of the Bacteroides faecium genome contains these proteins:
- a CDS encoding TonB-dependent receptor — MRRFLIQVLLVAVLSVFSTAAFAQTTVRGQLVDSETGEPLVGAAVMVEGTTQGSTTDIDGYFKQSVASNSTLLFKYVGYKDQKKKITQKGASVELGIIKMQPDAVMLADVTITSSVAVARKTPVAVSTIDPVFIEEKLGSQEFPEILKSTPGIYTTKDGGGYGDSKTNVRGFKSENVAMMINGVPMNGMENQKVYWSNWAGLSDVTRSMQVQRGLGASKVSSPAVGGSINIITKSTDAKKGGFVSYGMGNDGYNKILFSVSSGLSKDGWAFTLLGGKTWGDGYIQGTEFEGYTWFASIAKRFNDNHQLTLTAFGAPQWHNQRSNQNGLSIKEWQRVKQYMGDDSPYKYNSTFGYRNGQVYNSSRNSYHKPQISLNHLWQIDQKSSLSTAAYVSIGRGDGFRGTGDSDYSNKWYGSTNGLVNNDFRRPDGTFDYDTVEKMNAESTTGSKMVMSKMMNNHLWYGLLSTYTTKFGEYFDFYGGIDLRYYKGLHQDILTDLFGGKYFVDSYNRKNVSAENNPIASDPNFKNAKLGVGDVLRRDYDGLVLQEGVFAQLEYNQDKLSAFVSGGLSNTGYWRYDRLYYSKDKAKSSTKNYLGGNIKGGINYNLNERNNVFANAGYISRAPMFDTSFLNSQTSHARNNDAKNEKIMSFEVGYGFRSGFFTANLNAYYTRWMDKAMYDSGDMRNSERYTLNMIGANADHWGIELDFLAKPFSWMEVNGMFSWGDWRWNGNATGYYFNSSGQMLSDPKEGTVVIDMSQAEQYKANIKMDNVHVGGSAQTTAALGVTFRPMKGVRLAADWNFFARNYADYDIDAGSAKMGQEILISNPWQIPSYSTFDLSAGYTFDFGKVRATLSGNVNNLLDQEYIADARDGNSHDWESATRVLYGFGRTYSVRLKFNF; from the coding sequence ATGAGAAGATTTCTAATTCAAGTCCTGTTAGTTGCTGTGCTGTCAGTATTTAGTACTGCTGCATTCGCCCAAACTACAGTGCGTGGTCAGCTGGTCGATTCAGAGACTGGTGAGCCGCTGGTAGGAGCTGCCGTAATGGTAGAAGGTACTACGCAAGGGTCTACAACCGACATTGACGGTTATTTCAAGCAAAGCGTTGCTTCGAATTCCACCTTATTATTTAAGTATGTGGGTTACAAGGATCAAAAAAAGAAAATTACGCAGAAAGGCGCTTCTGTGGAATTAGGTATTATTAAGATGCAGCCGGATGCAGTGATGTTGGCAGACGTCACGATTACTTCCTCTGTTGCTGTTGCGCGTAAAACTCCGGTAGCAGTCTCTACAATCGACCCGGTATTCATAGAAGAAAAGTTGGGCTCACAAGAATTTCCTGAGATTCTGAAATCCACTCCGGGTATATATACCACAAAAGACGGTGGCGGCTACGGTGACTCTAAAACCAATGTACGTGGTTTCAAGAGCGAAAATGTAGCGATGATGATTAACGGTGTACCGATGAACGGTATGGAGAATCAAAAAGTATATTGGTCCAACTGGGCAGGTCTGTCCGATGTGACCCGCAGCATGCAGGTACAACGTGGCTTGGGTGCATCCAAAGTCTCATCTCCGGCTGTCGGTGGTTCCATCAATATCATAACCAAGAGTACAGATGCAAAGAAAGGCGGTTTCGTGTCTTACGGTATGGGTAATGACGGTTACAACAAGATTTTGTTCAGTGTATCTTCCGGCCTTTCCAAAGACGGATGGGCGTTCACTTTGCTGGGTGGTAAAACTTGGGGTGACGGATACATTCAAGGTACAGAATTTGAAGGTTACACTTGGTTTGCCAGTATCGCTAAGCGTTTCAATGACAATCATCAGTTGACTTTAACAGCTTTCGGCGCTCCCCAGTGGCACAACCAACGTAGCAACCAGAATGGTCTTAGCATTAAGGAATGGCAGCGTGTGAAACAATATATGGGCGATGATAGTCCTTATAAGTACAACTCTACTTTCGGTTATAGAAACGGGCAAGTTTATAACTCTTCCAGAAACTCTTATCACAAACCGCAGATTTCATTAAACCACTTGTGGCAAATCGACCAAAAATCTAGCCTGAGTACTGCTGCTTATGTATCAATCGGTCGTGGTGACGGCTTTAGAGGTACAGGAGATAGCGATTACAGCAACAAATGGTATGGTTCAACGAACGGGTTGGTGAATAACGATTTCCGCAGACCCGACGGAACGTTTGATTACGATACGGTTGAGAAGATGAATGCAGAAAGCACCACAGGCTCAAAGATGGTGATGAGTAAGATGATGAACAATCACTTGTGGTATGGATTACTATCTACTTATACAACAAAATTCGGTGAATATTTCGACTTCTATGGTGGTATCGACCTTCGTTATTACAAAGGCTTGCACCAGGATATTCTTACCGACTTGTTTGGCGGTAAATACTTTGTGGATTCATACAACCGTAAAAATGTATCTGCCGAGAATAACCCAATAGCTTCCGACCCTAATTTTAAGAATGCCAAGTTAGGTGTAGGAGATGTTTTGAGACGCGACTATGACGGTCTGGTATTGCAGGAAGGTGTTTTCGCGCAGTTGGAATACAATCAGGACAAACTCAGCGCTTTTGTTTCCGGTGGACTTTCAAACACAGGCTACTGGCGTTACGACCGTCTTTATTATAGCAAAGACAAGGCCAAATCATCCACTAAAAATTATTTAGGTGGAAATATCAAAGGTGGTATCAACTACAATCTCAACGAACGTAACAACGTATTCGCCAATGCAGGCTATATCAGCCGTGCTCCGATGTTCGATACATCATTTCTAAACTCACAGACTTCCCATGCGCGTAACAATGATGCCAAGAACGAGAAAATCATGTCCTTCGAAGTAGGTTATGGTTTCCGTAGCGGTTTCTTTACAGCTAACTTGAACGCATATTACACACGTTGGATGGACAAGGCTATGTATGACTCCGGTGATATGAGAAACAGCGAACGCTATACATTGAATATGATTGGCGCCAATGCAGACCATTGGGGGATTGAGTTGGACTTTCTGGCCAAACCATTCTCATGGATGGAAGTTAACGGTATGTTCTCATGGGGAGATTGGCGTTGGAATGGCAATGCTACCGGTTACTACTTCAATTCATCGGGTCAGATGTTGTCAGACCCTAAGGAAGGTACTGTTGTAATAGATATGTCTCAGGCTGAGCAGTATAAAGCTAACATCAAGATGGACAATGTCCATGTCGGTGGTTCCGCTCAGACTACAGCAGCATTAGGCGTTACTTTCCGTCCGATGAAAGGTGTGCGCCTTGCGGCAGACTGGAACTTCTTTGCACGCAACTATGCCGATTATGATATTGATGCAGGAAG